The Osmerus eperlanus chromosome 25, fOsmEpe2.1, whole genome shotgun sequence DNA window CCTGAACAGGCAGTTTAGGTGCACACCTCAATGGAATACTAAACAGACTTTTTCTGGGAAACCGGGAGCAGAGGCACCTCTACGCCTACCCTGACATTTCTCTAGGTGAAAGTATAAAAGTATTGAGTTTccacattaaccctcgtgctgccttcgggtcacatgacccaaaggttcataacgaaccatcgttgtgtttacccaattttacccaatacaaaaacaaattaaaataattttcttttaacctttgcaatgtggggggtctgagacagcccaacggttaaaagaaaatgcttcactttgtctttgtatgcggtaaatctgtcgcaatacgacggtgggtcacaatgactgatgggtcagaatgacccgaagataacacaagggttaaaggatgAGACTCAAAGggcattttttctcctctctctctctctctctctctctctctctctctctctctctctctctctctctctctctctctctctcaccgagACAAGAACTAAGGCGTTGTATCATGCATTATGGAACACTAGCTCCTTCAAGGAGCACCTCATATCATGAGGCCCGGTGCAGAGATGGAACTGTACGGCCCATTGGCTCGTTCTGCCCCACAAATCTACCAAACCATCAACAGGAAACGGTTTATTGTGTTGTATTTTTCTTAGTTTACTCATCGACACCTTGATTGATCATTTTCAACATCATTGATAACAGTTCTCCTTACGGTTGAgctgtttctcacacacacacacacactttcatacacACCTAACCCCTCCTGTAAGTCCATCAGAGGGAAGAACCAGAGTCTCAAGTAAATATACTTGCTGCTGTAAAAGCTTGAGATTGCAAAGGACAGATCTCACCTTCCATAAATCACACTCTCGCCCCTAGTCCAGTAAAGGCCACAGGCACCTTTCTGGATGTGGTGGTTTTAGATGACCTTCATAGACTTAAAGCTGCAAATACGTAACATGGACATTACTGGTAGCATCGTGGAACAGGattgctggaacataattgTCTTGAGCGTAGCGGGCCGCTCCAAAATTTGAATTCCtactggcactgagctgtctgtgttgctagaCAACTCCAACACGGCCTCGTTTGATCACGCGTCATGTTTTGGGTGGACTTTTTGTAGGGGGAACTCCAAACATGGACATACAATGTTTATTCCGGTTTACATCTAGTAAACTGGTACAGCACTGTAGTTATGTTGGCCTACTGTTCTTGAAACAGGATACATCACAAAACACCTTGTTTGTGCATCGGTTGAGGTTGTTGTGGTAATTATAATTTCCGTATTTTGGTTTTTAACAAACCATAACTCAccacattttttaaaaagtttttaaCAAATGTGCCACAGCTGCCATCTTTTGGTTGAAAGTGGAACTGTAGACTAATATTTTCTTCCCTTCTTACAACACTACAGTAGCTAGGTTCGTTTTCTCCCTCTGCATCTTTTGCCAGTTTACACTGAAGTTTATCAGTTACAAAATCAAAACATTCCATAATGAACATAACGCAGAACATGGCCAATAGCCTACCACCTATCCACATAAAATTTGATCAAATGCAACAATCCCCACTCCCCAGGATAGAAACAGTTATAGCACAAGCTGACCTAGAATCAGAATGGACATAATGGATGAAACCTGAAGGTGGCAGTATTGCAACTTTGTTGATGTCAGCTACCGTGAAACATCAAAGAATAAGACGTTACCCCGCCCTCCAACTATGTCCGGTCTGCATTTGTGGCATGAAACACGGAAGACAAACCTATACGAAAGGGATATTTAATCTGCGTTAGATGAGACTCGTCACTAGATTCAAAAAACAAGACCATTTTTCTTTTCGGGTGGTTTGCATTAACATGTTGAGTTAACATGGTAAGTGCCTAACGTTAACTTTAGTACCTGGTGTCACTAGCTAAGCTAGAGCTAACTCTTGACAGCTGCTGTTGTTGAAATTGAACAATATTCAGGACATTTAACTAATTGTTGATTTGCATCggatcagctagctagctaacaaactCTAACTGTTTCAAGTTGTGCTTGCTGTTGTCATAATTGAAACTCTCTTTAACTTAGTTTTTCTCTCTTGCAGCGGTTTCTCGGCTAACGTCGCTAGGCCATCCCTGCCGGCGGAACTGATAGATGGGGGACGTGTCACTTAAGGATGGCGGATACTAACAATGATGTCTGCTTTAACGTTGTGGCGTTACACCAGCGGCCGAGTCCTTGGCGGATGGGGCCCGCTGCTCTGTTTGCTGTTGGGCTCCCTGGTGGCCCTGTTACTGCCCTTGGTTGGGGAGGAAGACCAGTGCTGTGTCGCCCTGAAGGGAATTGCCCTGCTGCGGTGCCAAATCTGGGGCAAGGCTTCGCGGCCGACAGTCCAGTCTACCAGCCTCACTGTCCCCTTTACCGCTCTTGACGTGTTGCCTCTAAGGCCCAAGCCGAGTTTAGGTAAGGGTATAGTTATTGTAAGCGATTTGTCTTTGTAAGGTTAACAGTAATCCTCACGCGAGAGGAGTGGTGCCAAGTTTAGGTAAACACAAGTTTTTGTAAGATTACCAGTATTCCTTGTATAAGAGGCACCAGTTATTCTCTTCAGAGTGGTTCGGTGTGGTCTGATTGTAATGTGGATGCTAATTTCAGAGACCCAGCTTGAGTCGCAAGCAGCCCTGGTGCAGGCGGTGGAGATGAGGAagcaggggaagagagacaagGCCCACAAGCTGCTGGTGCATGCCCTCAACCTGAACCCTGACTACGTGGAGGCCCTGACGGAGCTGGGCACCCTcctggaggaggacaaggacgtGGTCCAGGCAGACCACCTCTACACCAAAGCCCTGGCCCTCTCGCCCTGCCACGAGAGGGCTCTGGTGAGCCGGGACCGCACCCTCCCCCTGGTGGAGGAGATCGACCAGAGGCACTTCGGCATCATCGACAGCAAGGTGCGCCGGCTCATGTCCATCCCCAAGGGCAACTCTGCCCtgaggagggtgatggaggagacgtACTaccaccacatctaccacacgGTGGCCATCGAGGGCAACACGCTGACGCTCTCGGAGATCCGGCACATCATCGAGACCCGCTACGCCGTCCCCGGCAAGAGCCTGCAGGAGCAGAACGAAGCGATCGGCGTGGACGCCGCCATGAAGTACATCAACACCACCCTGCTGGCCAGCGCCGGAGCCATCACCGTCAGCGACATCCTGGAGATCCACCGGCGCGTGCTGGGCTACGCCGACCCGGTGGAAGGCGGCCGTCTGCGGACCAGCCAGGTGTTCGTAGGCCACCACATCCCCCCGCACCCCCACGACCTGCAGCGCCACATGCAGGAGCTGGTGCAGTGGCTCAACGCGGAGGACAGCCTCCAGCTGCACCCGGTGGAGTACGCCGCCCTGGCTCACTACAAGCTGGTGTACGTCCACCCGTTCGTGGACGGAAACGGCCGCACTTCCCGTCTCCTGATGAACCTGGTGCTCATGCAGGCGCGCTACCCGCCCATCACCATCCGCAAGGAGCAGCGTGCGGAGTATTACACGGCCCTGGACACGGCCAACGAGGGGGACGTCAGGCCCTTCATCCGCTTCATCGCCAAGTGCACCGAGATCACCCTGGACACGCTGCTCATCGCCACTGGGGAGCACGCGGTGGGTCTGCCCGGAGCCGGCCCACACCAGGCCTGCCCCGACTGCAAGCACACCATCCCTGTACACAACtgacctggagggagagggggagggaaggagagagggagggagctgagCCTgacttgtgggtgtgtgtggtctgtggtgGGTTTGTGCTTCAGGATGTGTTTATTCCGTGTGTTTTTCAGTTTATTTATGACAGCATGTCCATGCACCTTGAGGTGAAGCTAAGGAGACTATTATTATACAAACATGGTTACCTCCTCTCTTGTAGATTCCACACATGCTGCTTGCTGCTGCTGGTTTCATGTGTTAGTTTTAGCTGCAGAAGGTTTTGCAGGTTGAGTCGTGAGTTACACTGAATACGTTATGGTGTTTCCTGTGACATCAAAATATCATGGATTGATTAGAATTGTTTGATGTCAATTAAGTGCCATAAGAATCTTTTCACTTTCAACTAGTGGTACTCTTTGGAACACTAACATTTTGGAGTTCTGTAGATATTAATATATGTGAAGCATTCTCAATCCATCTGTTTCATATTTAATGTTGCTTGATATCTTAGGCCAATAACATGGAGTTGTAAATGAATATATAAAGTATATGAGAATGTCAttttggttcttctgaggtCAAATGTAATTCTCTTCTAAATAACACTGTATAAAGCCTTTATGTACTTAATTTACTATTTATTTTACTACAGAAtaaactattttattaccctGGGAAAATGGCCCTTGATTGACTGAGACTTAAATCAGTGCAACGTGTGATCGTTTTGAATTGCTTTATTTAACAGCTTTAGGCTCAAAAACAGCAAAGAAACCACTATCTGACATAGTTACGATACCAAAATGACAAGAGCAGAACTTGGAACAAGCAGGAGGAAAAAACAAAAGGTATAATTGGCTCAACACTCTCCAATACGAGTGGCGAAATGGACAATCACTGTTGAGAAAA harbors:
- the ficd gene encoding protein adenylyltransferase FICD encodes the protein MMSALTLWRYTSGRVLGGWGPLLCLLLGSLVALLLPLVGEEDQCCVALKGIALLRCQIWGKASRPTVQSTSLTVPFTALDVLPLRPKPSLETQLESQAALVQAVEMRKQGKRDKAHKLLVHALNLNPDYVEALTELGTLLEEDKDVVQADHLYTKALALSPCHERALVSRDRTLPLVEEIDQRHFGIIDSKVRRLMSIPKGNSALRRVMEETYYHHIYHTVAIEGNTLTLSEIRHIIETRYAVPGKSLQEQNEAIGVDAAMKYINTTLLASAGAITVSDILEIHRRVLGYADPVEGGRLRTSQVFVGHHIPPHPHDLQRHMQELVQWLNAEDSLQLHPVEYAALAHYKLVYVHPFVDGNGRTSRLLMNLVLMQARYPPITIRKEQRAEYYTALDTANEGDVRPFIRFIAKCTEITLDTLLIATGEHAVGLPGAGPHQACPDCKHTIPVHN